A region from the Francisella orientalis FNO12 genome encodes:
- the dut gene encoding dUTP diphosphatase gives MNIELKILNREIVKEIPMYGTEGSAAVDLRACISQVEFLNPGECKLIGTGVAINIANPNYAAMILPRSGLGHKKGLVLGNGTGLIDSDYQGELIVSCFNRSQEVVEIEPLMRFAQLVIVPVVQARFDVVEEFSQQTIRAAGGFGHTGV, from the coding sequence TTGAATATAGAATTGAAGATTTTGAATAGAGAGATTGTTAAAGAAATACCTATGTATGGTACAGAAGGCTCAGCGGCCGTCGATCTTAGGGCGTGTATATCACAAGTAGAGTTTTTAAATCCTGGTGAATGTAAGCTGATAGGTACTGGAGTTGCTATCAATATAGCAAATCCAAACTATGCAGCAATGATCTTACCAAGATCTGGTTTAGGGCATAAAAAAGGCTTGGTGCTGGGTAATGGTACTGGTCTTATTGACTCTGACTATCAAGGAGAGTTGATAGTGTCTTGTTTTAATCGCTCTCAAGAGGTTGTAGAGATCGAGCCTTTGATGAGATTTGCTCAACTTGTGATTGTTCCTGTGGTTCAAGCAAGATTTGATGTTGTAGAGGAGTTTTCTCAGCAGACTATTAGGGCTGCTGGAGGGTTCGGACATACTGGGGTTTAG
- the rpsG gene encoding 30S ribosomal protein S7, protein MSRRNRAPKRDILPDPKFKSQVVAKFVNHIMLDGKKSVAEKIVYGAFDKIKAKDASANEVEVFEKALDSVSPMVEVKSRRVGGATYQVPVEVRPERRQTLGMRWIIDAARKRKESTMSDRVAAEILEAIEGRGAAVKKREDTHKMAEANKAFAHFRW, encoded by the coding sequence ATGTCTAGAAGAAATAGAGCTCCTAAAAGAGATATTCTACCTGATCCTAAGTTTAAGAGTCAGGTTGTTGCTAAGTTTGTAAACCATATTATGCTAGATGGTAAAAAATCTGTTGCAGAAAAGATTGTATATGGTGCGTTTGATAAGATTAAAGCTAAAGATGCTTCTGCTAATGAAGTTGAAGTTTTTGAAAAGGCTTTAGATAGTGTTAGTCCTATGGTAGAAGTTAAGTCACGCCGTGTTGGTGGTGCTACATACCAAGTTCCTGTAGAAGTTAGACCAGAGCGTCGTCAAACTTTAGGTATGAGATGGATTATAGATGCTGCGCGTAAGAGAAAAGAAAGTACTATGAGTGATAGAGTTGCTGCGGAGATTCTAGAAGCTATAGAGGGTAGAGGCGCTGCTGTCAAGAAAAGAGAAGATACTCATAAGATGGCTGAAGCTAACAAAGCATTTGCTCACTTTAGATGGTAA
- the rplW gene encoding 50S ribosomal protein L23, protein MNSQEKLLKTVVRPHISDKTYGLSDANSTIVFEVARTATKQDVKSAVEKLFEVKVESVNILNVKGKARRFGRVEGRTKAWKKAYVKLAEGHDINFVGAE, encoded by the coding sequence ATGAATTCTCAAGAAAAATTATTAAAAACTGTTGTTAGACCTCACATTTCTGATAAAACTTATGGTCTTTCAGATGCTAATTCAACTATAGTATTCGAAGTAGCTAGAACCGCAACTAAGCAGGATGTGAAAAGTGCTGTAGAGAAGCTTTTTGAGGTAAAAGTTGAGTCTGTGAATATCCTTAACGTTAAGGGTAAAGCGCGTAGATTTGGTCGTGTTGAGGGTAGAACAAAAGCATGGAAAAAGGCTTATGTAAAACTTGCTGAAGGACATGACATCAATTTTGTTGGTGCAGAGTAA
- the rplD gene encoding 50S ribosomal protein L4 has protein sequence MDLNIKSLAGSEAGVVGVADGVFAADYNESLIHQVVVAYMAGARQGTKAQKTRSEVSGGGAKPWRQKGTGRARAGTIRSPIFRKGGVTFSAKPKSYKQKVNRKMYSGAVKSILSELVRSDRMTVVESLKLETPKTKEFKSIVDSLGVKDVLFVVGVEEFNENLYLSSRNLKNVAVCDSVEINPVSLVCFENVVFTEQAIKEIEEKLV, from the coding sequence GTGGACTTAAATATTAAATCTTTAGCTGGTTCAGAGGCTGGTGTAGTAGGTGTTGCAGACGGAGTTTTTGCAGCGGACTATAATGAATCTCTGATTCATCAGGTTGTTGTTGCTTATATGGCAGGCGCTCGTCAAGGTACTAAGGCTCAAAAAACTAGATCAGAAGTGTCTGGTGGTGGAGCTAAGCCTTGGAGACAAAAAGGTACGGGTAGAGCAAGAGCAGGTACTATCCGTTCGCCTATCTTCAGAAAGGGAGGTGTTACATTTTCAGCTAAGCCTAAAAGCTATAAGCAAAAAGTAAATCGTAAAATGTACTCAGGTGCAGTTAAATCTATATTATCTGAGCTTGTAAGATCAGATAGAATGACTGTGGTTGAATCATTGAAATTAGAAACTCCTAAAACAAAAGAATTCAAATCAATAGTTGATTCTTTAGGCGTTAAAGACGTTCTTTTTGTTGTTGGTGTGGAAGAGTTTAATGAAAATTTATACTTATCTTCTAGAAACCTTAAGAATGTAGCAGTATGTGATTCTGTGGAAATTAATCCAGTTTCTTTGGTTTGTTTTGAAAATGTAGTTTTCACTGAGCAAGCTATCAAGGAAATAGAGGAGAAGCTAGTATGA
- a CDS encoding phosphatidate cytidylyltransferase has translation MKERIITGILLVVFVFAGLVYANDYLFGVGVFLVAMLSAYEWLKFTKVGQQETINYLVIFMIVLFVVSEFFVYIQYVFPIFWLYAIYRLSGYERQKFDALSVNEMLILGLFAISPFAASLYVLHSNSVAWIFMFILVVAGVDSGAYFTGNAIGKRKMLPRLSPNKTIEGLLGGMVCAVVIAVIFLLFMNLDIFEYLSMVVISALVAALSAIGDVFESMVKRIAGVKDSGNILPGHGGVLDRLDGYMPALPIFVTLGYLAGVFVI, from the coding sequence ATGAAGGAAAGGATAATAACAGGGATATTGTTGGTAGTTTTTGTTTTTGCAGGACTTGTGTATGCAAATGACTATCTTTTTGGTGTTGGGGTATTTTTAGTTGCTATGCTTTCAGCATATGAATGGCTTAAGTTTACAAAGGTTGGTCAACAAGAGACAATAAATTATCTTGTGATATTTATGATAGTGCTGTTTGTTGTTTCAGAGTTCTTTGTTTATATTCAGTATGTTTTCCCTATATTTTGGCTATATGCGATTTATAGACTTAGCGGATATGAGCGTCAAAAATTTGATGCGTTATCTGTTAATGAGATGTTGATACTTGGTTTATTTGCAATTTCTCCATTTGCAGCATCGTTATATGTGCTTCATAGTAATTCGGTTGCGTGGATATTTATGTTTATATTGGTTGTTGCAGGTGTTGATAGCGGGGCATATTTTACAGGTAATGCTATTGGTAAGCGTAAGATGCTTCCGCGATTAAGTCCAAATAAAACTATCGAGGGTTTATTAGGAGGGATGGTTTGTGCGGTGGTGATCGCTGTAATATTTCTGTTGTTTATGAATTTGGATATTTTTGAATATTTATCAATGGTTGTTATTTCTGCTTTAGTGGCTGCTTTATCTGCTATTGGAGATGTTTTTGAGAGTATGGTGAAGCGTATCGCGGGAGTTAAGGATAGTGGAAATATATTGCCAGGTCATGGTGGGGTGCTTGATAGGTTGGATGGTTATATGCCTGCACTGCCTATTTTCGTGACTCTTGGTTATTTGGCTGGCGTGTTTGTTATATAG
- the rplC gene encoding 50S ribosomal protein L3, producing the protein MSLGLVGRKCGMTRIFTEDGVSIPVTVVQVEANKVTQVKTTETDGYNAVQVTTGFKKRSNVNKPTAGHYAKAGVEPGRGLWEFAIDNASEYEIGASIDATIFEAGQKVDVRGVSKGKGFQGGVKRHNFATQDATHGNSLSHRVHGSTGQNQTPGRVFKNKKMAGHLGSENVTIQSLEVLRVDAENGLLLLKGGIPGSVGGDIVVTPAVKS; encoded by the coding sequence ATGTCTTTAGGATTAGTTGGTCGCAAATGTGGTATGACTCGTATATTTACTGAAGATGGTGTTTCTATTCCTGTAACAGTTGTTCAAGTTGAGGCTAATAAAGTTACTCAAGTTAAAACTACTGAAACAGATGGATATAATGCTGTCCAAGTAACTACTGGTTTTAAAAAGCGTTCTAATGTAAACAAACCTACAGCAGGCCATTATGCGAAAGCTGGTGTTGAGCCTGGTAGAGGTTTGTGGGAGTTTGCTATTGATAACGCTTCTGAGTATGAAATTGGTGCGTCTATAGATGCTACAATTTTCGAAGCAGGCCAGAAGGTTGATGTTAGAGGTGTGTCTAAAGGTAAAGGTTTCCAAGGTGGTGTTAAGCGTCACAACTTTGCTACGCAAGATGCTACTCATGGTAACTCTCTTTCTCATAGAGTTCATGGTTCTACTGGTCAAAATCAGACTCCAGGTAGGGTGTTTAAGAACAAAAAGATGGCTGGTCACTTAGGTAGCGAGAATGTTACTATTCAGTCACTTGAAGTGCTGAGAGTGGATGCGGAAAATGGTTTATTGCTTTTGAAAGGTGGTATTCCAGGTTCAGTTGGTGGAGATATTGTCGTTACTCCAGCTGTTAAAAGTTAG
- the fusA gene encoding elongation factor G has translation MPRNTALEKYRNIGICAHVDAGKTTTTERILFYTGLSHKIGEVHDGAATMDWMEQEQERGITITSAATTTFWSGMDQQFEKHHINIIDTPGHVDFTIEVERSLRVLDGAVVVFCGSSGVEPQSETVWRQANKYGVPRIVFVNKMDRSGADFERVCGQIRTRLKANVVPVQLNIGAEEDFKGVVDLIRMKAIMWNEVDQGLTYDLVEIPVELQDRAEELRMEMMEAAAEASEELMDKYLEEGELSNEEIKQGLRTRVLANEIVLAFCGSAFKNKGVQAVLDGVVDYLPAPNQVPAIKCETEDGEPASRSSSDDEPFAALAFKLATDPFVGNLTFIRIYSGVLKSGDAVYNPVKGKKERVGRIVQMHANKREEIKEVRAGDIAACIGLKDVTTGDTLCDLDKSVILERMDFPEPVISVAVEPKTKADQEKMSIALGKLAAEDPSFRVKTDEESGQTIISGMGELHLDIIVDRMRREFKVEANVGNPQVAYRETIRGTVEQNSKFVRQSGGRGQYGHVVVKFEPLEVSTNDAGEEKIFEFVDEIVGGVIPKEFIGPVAKGIEEQMTNGVLAGYPMIGVKATLFDGSYHDVDSSEMAFKIAGSMALKEGTKKANACILEPIMKVEVVTPEDYLGDVMGDLNRRRGIIEGMDENPSGRVVSALVPLAEMFGYATNVRSMSQGRASFSMEFKKYAEVPNNIADEIIKSRNS, from the coding sequence ATGCCTCGTAATACAGCTTTAGAAAAATATAGAAATATTGGTATCTGTGCTCACGTTGATGCTGGTAAAACAACAACTACAGAGCGTATCCTTTTCTATACAGGGTTATCTCATAAGATCGGTGAGGTACATGATGGTGCAGCTACTATGGACTGGATGGAGCAAGAGCAGGAGAGAGGTATTACAATTACTTCTGCTGCGACAACTACTTTCTGGTCTGGTATGGATCAGCAGTTTGAAAAGCATCATATAAACATTATTGATACTCCGGGTCACGTTGACTTCACTATTGAAGTAGAGCGTTCTCTTCGTGTACTAGATGGTGCGGTTGTTGTGTTCTGTGGTTCATCAGGTGTTGAGCCTCAGTCAGAAACTGTATGGCGCCAAGCTAACAAATATGGTGTTCCAAGAATTGTATTTGTAAACAAGATGGACAGATCAGGTGCTGACTTTGAGAGAGTTTGTGGCCAAATCAGAACTCGTCTTAAGGCTAATGTTGTTCCTGTTCAGTTGAATATTGGAGCAGAAGAAGACTTCAAAGGAGTTGTAGATCTTATTAGAATGAAGGCAATTATGTGGAATGAGGTAGATCAAGGTCTTACTTACGATCTTGTTGAAATTCCAGTTGAACTTCAAGATAGAGCTGAAGAACTTCGTATGGAGATGATGGAAGCAGCAGCTGAAGCTTCTGAAGAGCTAATGGATAAGTATCTTGAAGAAGGTGAGCTCTCTAATGAGGAGATTAAGCAAGGTTTACGTACTAGAGTTCTTGCGAATGAGATTGTTTTAGCATTCTGTGGTTCTGCATTTAAGAACAAGGGTGTTCAAGCGGTTCTTGATGGTGTTGTTGATTACTTGCCTGCTCCAAACCAAGTTCCTGCTATTAAGTGTGAGACTGAAGATGGCGAACCAGCTTCTAGATCTTCATCTGATGATGAGCCATTTGCAGCTTTGGCATTTAAACTCGCTACAGACCCGTTTGTGGGTAACTTAACGTTTATTCGTATTTACTCTGGTGTGCTTAAGTCTGGTGATGCTGTATATAATCCTGTTAAAGGTAAAAAAGAGCGTGTAGGTCGTATCGTACAGATGCACGCGAATAAGCGTGAAGAGATTAAGGAAGTTCGTGCTGGCGATATTGCTGCTTGTATCGGTCTTAAGGATGTAACTACAGGTGATACTCTTTGTGATCTTGATAAGTCAGTAATTCTTGAGAGAATGGATTTCCCAGAGCCAGTAATTTCTGTTGCTGTTGAGCCAAAAACTAAAGCAGACCAAGAAAAAATGTCTATAGCTTTAGGTAAGTTAGCTGCAGAGGATCCGTCTTTCAGAGTTAAGACTGATGAAGAGTCGGGTCAAACAATTATTTCTGGTATGGGTGAGCTTCACTTAGATATTATTGTTGATCGTATGAGACGTGAGTTTAAGGTTGAAGCTAATGTAGGTAACCCACAGGTTGCTTATAGAGAGACTATTCGCGGAACTGTTGAGCAAAATAGTAAGTTTGTTCGTCAGTCGGGCGGTCGTGGTCAGTATGGTCATGTTGTGGTTAAGTTTGAGCCTTTAGAGGTCTCTACTAATGATGCTGGCGAAGAAAAAATATTTGAGTTCGTTGATGAGATTGTTGGTGGTGTGATACCTAAAGAATTTATTGGTCCTGTTGCTAAAGGTATCGAAGAGCAAATGACTAATGGTGTGTTGGCTGGATATCCTATGATTGGTGTTAAGGCTACTCTATTTGATGGTTCGTACCATGATGTTGACTCATCTGAGATGGCATTTAAAATTGCTGGCTCTATGGCTCTTAAAGAAGGTACAAAGAAAGCTAACGCTTGTATACTTGAGCCGATCATGAAGGTTGAGGTTGTGACTCCAGAGGATTATCTTGGTGATGTCATGGGTGATCTTAACAGAAGAAGAGGTATAATCGAAGGTATGGATGAGAATCCAAGTGGTAGAGTGGTTAGTGCTCTAGTTCCTCTTGCTGAAATGTTTGGTTATGCTACTAACGTTCGTTCTATGAGTCAAGGTAGAGCATCTTTCTCTATGGAATTTAAGAAGTATGCAGAAGTGCCAAACAATATTGCAGATGAAATCATCAAATCACGTAACTCATAA
- the rpsJ gene encoding 30S ribosomal protein S10 — MAINNQRIRIRLKAFDHKLIDISTQEIVDTAKKTGAQVKGPIPLPVRKEKFTILISPHVNKKARDQYEIRTHKRLIDIVEPTDKTVDALMKLDLASGVDVQISLS; from the coding sequence ATGGCTATAAATAATCAGCGTATCAGAATTAGATTGAAAGCCTTTGATCATAAGCTTATCGATATTTCTACTCAAGAAATTGTTGATACAGCTAAGAAAACAGGGGCGCAAGTTAAAGGGCCAATCCCCTTACCGGTTCGTAAAGAGAAGTTTACAATTCTTATTTCTCCGCACGTAAACAAAAAAGCAAGAGATCAATATGAAATCAGAACTCATAAGAGATTGATTGATATTGTAGAGCCTACAGATAAAACTGTCGATGCTCTAATGAAGCTAGATTTAGCATCAGGTGTTGATGTTCAGATCAGTTTAAGCTAG
- the rpsL gene encoding 30S ribosomal protein S12, with product MATINQLVNNPRKRSVVKSKVPALKACPQRRGVCTRVYTTTPKKPNSALRKVARVRLTSGFEVTSYIGGEGHNLQEHSVVLIRGGRVKDLPGVRYHIVRGALDTSGVNNRKHGRSKYGTKRPKS from the coding sequence ATGGCAACTATAAATCAGTTGGTGAACAACCCTCGCAAGAGATCGGTTGTTAAGTCTAAGGTTCCTGCGTTAAAGGCGTGTCCTCAAAGAAGAGGTGTGTGTACAAGAGTGTATACTACAACTCCTAAGAAGCCTAACTCAGCACTTAGAAAAGTGGCTCGTGTAAGATTAACGAGTGGATTTGAGGTGACAAGCTACATCGGTGGTGAAGGTCATAACCTGCAAGAGCATAGTGTTGTGCTTATTAGAGGTGGTAGGGTTAAAGATTTGCCAGGTGTGCGTTACCACATTGTTAGGGGTGCTTTAGATACTTCAGGTGTTAATAATCGTAAGCACGGTCGTTCAAAGTATGGTACTAAGCGTCCTAAGTCTTAA
- the pgsA gene encoding CDP-diacylglycerol--glycerol-3-phosphate 3-phosphatidyltransferase: MFFNIPNILTFGRLTLIPFIVVCYYFEFPHHHGIAATLFLLGAATDWLDGYLARKWEQTSKLGAFLDPVADKLIVAMALCLFIEMYPYWWATIPAIVMICREIVVSALREWMAELGQRSVVKVGIWGKVKTTAQMAALFIFLIKPAIDFRYSLDCSSFNTWFILLGFLMLYVAVILTVYSMCNYLYVAFKSVFGSSHK, translated from the coding sequence ATGTTTTTTAATATCCCTAATATTTTGACTTTTGGTCGCTTGACCTTAATTCCTTTTATAGTGGTGTGTTATTATTTTGAATTTCCTCATCATCATGGTATTGCGGCTACATTGTTTTTATTGGGTGCAGCTACTGATTGGTTGGATGGATATTTAGCGCGCAAGTGGGAGCAGACAAGTAAGTTGGGTGCTTTTTTAGATCCTGTTGCTGATAAATTGATTGTTGCTATGGCTCTTTGTTTATTTATTGAAATGTATCCATACTGGTGGGCAACTATTCCAGCAATTGTGATGATTTGTAGAGAGATTGTTGTTTCTGCATTGCGAGAGTGGATGGCTGAGCTTGGGCAGCGAAGTGTTGTTAAGGTTGGTATATGGGGTAAGGTCAAAACTACGGCTCAGATGGCAGCACTTTTTATATTCTTAATTAAGCCCGCAATAGATTTTAGATATTCGTTAGATTGCTCTAGTTTTAATACTTGGTTTATTCTTTTGGGCTTTTTGATGCTTTACGTGGCGGTGATTCTTACTGTTTATTCTATGTGTAATTATCTTTATGTTGCATTTAAATCCGTTTTTGGTAGTTCTCATAAATAA